The window TCTATTAGATGATTCTATTAAGTGAGGATAATTGGAGGTTAAAATCGCATTATATAAGAATAATATCAAAAGGAAGAAAATGATTTAAATAGATGACTTTTTACTCATAATTCTCAAAAAATTCACACATCGAACCGATACTATTCTACTAAAATGGTAAAATATTCATAGGAAAGTAATATTATGTAAAAGGGGTGAGAAAAATGAAAAAAGCATCAGTTTCCTTATTGTTGATAGCCTTTCTATTGATTCCAAATCTTGCTTTTGCCCAGGAGAATGGCGAATCAGTGGAAAATCCAGACAATGGAGCAGCAGTAACGGATCAGACTGTACCTGAAGATGTGCCAGTTTTGGAGGAAAATGCTGTTACAGAAAATGGGGTACCAGAAGCAGTTACAGAAGAAGCCGTTATTCCTGAGGTGGAGACAGCACCGGAAGCAGGTGCTGTGGAGGAACCGGCTATTGAGAATGAGAATGATGTTTCTGTTGCAGCGGTGATACCTGGATGGTATCAAGACCATTATGGTTGGTATTATCTATTCGCAGACGGTTCTTATGCAGTCGGATGGTGGCCATCTGGAGTGAATTGGTATTACTTCGATGATTGGGGCTATATGATGACCGGTTGGGCAAACGATGGTGTGAATTGGTATTACTTTGATCCATACAGTGGAGCAATGGTAACCGGAGATGTATATATTGACGGTGCTTGGTATTATTTTGATGCCAACGGTGCATGGGTTCCATATACGGCTCCATCCTATACAGAGGGCTGGCTTCAGGATAGCTGGGGCTGGTACTATCAATTCTCCGATGGCACCTACGCAGTCGGCTGGTGGACAGATGGTTGGGATTGGTATTACTTTGATGATTGGGGCTATATGATGACTGGATGGGCAAACGACGGTGTGAATTGGTACTATTTTGACCCATACAGTGGTGCGATGCTAACTGGAGACGTATACATTGATGGATCCTGGTATTATTTTGACGCCAACGGGGCATGGGTTCCATATACAGCACCAACATATGTAGAAGGGTGGAACTATGATAGCTGGGGCTGGTACTATACTTTTAGTGACGGCTCGTATGCAGTCGGATGGTGGACGGATGGCTGGGATTGGTATTACTTTGATCAATGGGGCTATATGTCAACCGGGTGGATTTATGACGGAGGGTACTATTACTACCTTGATGCTAATGGAAGGTTAACAAGTACCTATTCTGCCTATGATTACTATTATATCTATGACTATGACTACTGGTACGATACTTACTACTACTACGTATGGTATCCTACTTTCTAATGGCAATGGTAAGTATAACTAGACCCCTTCATGAAAATGAAGGGGTCTTTAAGCGTGGATTAGAACGTGCTATCTTTCCAAAAAATGCGCAGAAAACTTTATCATATTAAAGCGCCGGGGGACAGTCCCCCGGCGCTTTAAAGCATTACCTCATTGGGGGACTGACCCCCAGTGCTTTAATGCGTTGGAGGATATCTATTTCCTGTGCTTTTTCTTGAATAAATAAACTATTTCTATGCTTGGAAGATTTGATTGTTTGTTTGGGTGTGGGAGAATATAATATGTTTGCCCTGTGTCATTTGGGTGGTGTCAAATGTTTCTATGAAACAGTGGATGGAAGGTAAACGTATGAATGATAGAGTTCAATGGATAGATGTTAGTAAAGGGATTGGTATTTTTCTTGTGATTATCGGACATACCATGATTCAGGGGGAACTGAGAGGGCAAATCTATGCTTTTCATATGCCGTTATTTTTCTTTATTTCGGGTTATTTATTTTCAAACCGTCGGTACCCACAGATCAAGCAGTTCGTCTTAGCGAAAGCAAGGACCATATTGATCCCGTATATTAGCTTTTCAATTATTTCTATAGTATTAATGAAGATCTTCCAAGGAGGGGTGATTGATTTTTCAAGCCTGATTAGGTCATTCCTATTATCAGAACGAAATGGAATCTACTTCAACCAGCCACTGTGGTTTTTAACGTCACTTTTTACAATTGAAGTTATTTTTTACCTGCTAATAAAATATATCAAGAAGCAGTTCTATATGATGCTGCTTGTCACAGCGATGTCGTGCTTTTCAGTATCTGTGCTGGATGCTGTAGCAGGCACAAAGATTCTGCCATGGAGCTTTGATCAATCCCTCTATTTTCTCTTTTATTTTGCGATGGGGTATAGGATGAAGCTTACTGCTTCCAGACGCGCAAACGGAACCATAAAAAAGTCTCCATTATTTATGGTTTCAGCAGTTTTGTACCTATTATTCCTAATGGATGGCAAAATCTACGCCAAAATCTTTCAAATCGCCATCGGTGAAACCTGGCACTTACACGATTATCTCTTTTTATATCTTAATAATATCGTCTGGGCAATGATAGCCATCCATTTTATTATTTATGTGTCGCAATTTTTGTCACTGAGTTTTTTACAATATCTTGGAAAAAACTCATTAATCCTACTAGCGCTGCACGTCAGCTTAGGGTTTAACATCATTAACCGTTTTGGTGCGAGCAGTCTTCAAGCGATTTTTCATCAGCCTAATCTGCTTGGACTTATCTATACCATTTTAACCATTATTCTGTTAATACCGGTGATTACGCTGATAAATAAATATTTCCCATGTATACTCGGCAGAAAAAAGGAAAGGAAAACTGACAAAACGTCCAATACCAAGAATAATGGATGAGCAATCCTAAAATAATATAAATTCTATTTTTCTATTAATTTTGACCCTTTTATTTGAAGTTTTATACTATACTGGTAAAATATTAATATAGTAAAAAATAAGGGGGTCAAAAGTATGAAAAAAGGCTCTTTTGCCTTACTGTTAACGACTCTTCTCATGATTCCTACTCTTTCTTTTGCTCAGGAGAACGGAAATGAATCTGAAGAACTAAACAGTACAAACGTAGTTGAGGAACAATTTTCACAAAATCTAGCGCTAAATGAGGCTGAATCAGCTACTGCTATTTTGCCAGAAGTAGCAGATCAAACAGAACAACAGGAAGCAACAGAACCACAGTCTACCCACTCTGAAGAGGCACCGGTAGACATAGCGGGTACAGACGTACAAGCAACGGATGAATCAGAAACGGTTCAATCTAATCAGGATGAAACCGTCCATGCCGCAGCGTTACATGATGACGTTTCCGCAGCAGGCTGGGTGGAAAGCTATGGAGAATGGTATTATTACGATGAATCTGGCTATCCATTATATGAGCAGTGGGTACAAAGTGGAAGCAATTGGTACTATGTCGATTATTCTGGAACGATGGTTGTCAACCAGGCCTATGAAATTGATGGGCAGGTTTATTTCTTTAATCATCTAGGGGTTATGCAGAAAAACGGCTGGGTATCTGATGGATATTACTGGTACTATGCGAATGCTGACGGAACGCTTGTTCAAGGCTGGCTTCCATATAACGGTCAGTGGTATTACTTTGGTACATATGACGAGTATTATGATGTATACACATATGCCATGGCAACAGGCTACCAGTATATTGATGGGTATGACTATTTCTTCGACCATAATGGTGTGATGGCTACAAACGGCTGGGTATCTGACGGGTATGATTGGTACTATGCGCAAGCTAACGGTACTCTTTACCTTGGCTGGCTATCAAGCGGTGGTCAGTGGTACTACTTTAATTATCATGACGGCTCAATGGCAACAGGCTATCAAAATATTGGCGGTTACGATTATTTCTTTTCCAATAGCGGTACAATGATTTCAAACGGCTGGTACTTTGACGGATATGATTGGTTTTTTATTAACAGTAACGGTACATTGCATACTGGCTGGCTCTCAAGCGGTAGTAAATGGTACCACTTCGATGAAGATTATGGCTACATGGAAACAGGCTGGACTAGAATTAAAGGAACAAACTTCTTCTTCGATAACAGCGGCGTTATGAAAACGAACGGCTGGAACACTGACGGATATGATTGGTATTATGCAACAGGAAACGGCGCACTGCATACCGGCTGGTTGCAAAATGGCGGCAAATGGTACTATTTTGACGAATACGGTTCCATGTTAACAGGTATTTACCGAATAGGCTTTGATTACCATTATTTTGACAGCAATGGTGTGCTACAGGATACGATCGAGAATTATTATTACTATTACTACTATTAATATGGAGTATGACCCCTTCAATGAAATGTGAAGGGGTTTTCTTATACGCAAAATCAAATATAGAAGTGAGTGGTAACACCCGTCGCATTAAAGCATTACCGCGCTGGGGGACTGTCCCCCAATGTGTTAAAGCATTACCGCATTGGGGGACAGACCCCCGCTGTGTTAAAGCATTACCGCACTGGGGGACTGTCCCCCAGTGCTTTAAAGCAGCAAACAATATTGTTCCGTTTTATCTATTTTTCTATTTATTTCGACTTGTGTTTAAACTTTTCTACTATATTGGTAAAATATTGTTATAGGATAAAACTAAGGGGGCAAAGGTATGAAAAAGGGCTTATTTGCTTTGTTGTTAACGTCTTTTCTCATGATTCCTACTATCGCTTTGGCTGGTGAGAATGGTCATGGTGCTGAAGAAGCAAACAGTACCAACACAGAAAATGATGTTTCTTCTGAAGGCTGGGTTGAAGTCGACGGAGGTTTCTATGTTTACTTATTAGAAAATGGTGAGACATTATTTGAGCAATGGCTGCAAATCGATGGGAATTGGTACTATATTGATTCTGATGGTTTTCGGGTGGACAACAAAGCCCTTGAAATTGAAGAGGGGAAAGCCTATTTCTTTAATCAAGAGGGCGTAATGCAGACCGATGGCTGGTTCACGGATGGGAAGTATTGGTACTACGCTAATGCTGACGGAACCCTTCACCAAGGCTGGCTTCTATATAATGGCCAATGGTATTACTTAGGAGGCTTTGACGAAAACGACTATCATAGTGGATATAGATTCGTCATGTCCATCGGTGCACATGCTGGTTACTTCTTTGACCACAACGGAGCAATGGTAACAACAAGTGGTTGGGCATATGATCATGGTAACTGGTATTATGTACAAGCTGACGGCAAACTATACCACGGCTGGCTTCTAAGCGGTGGGAAGTGGTATTACTTGGATGAGCAATTCAACATGGTAACAGGCAATCAATACATAGACGGCAATGATTACTTCTTTGACAATAGCGGTGCTATGATTTCAAACGGCTGGTACCATGATTTCGGTGGTTGGTATTATATGAACAGCAGCGGTGCGATCCATAAGGGCTGGCTCTTCAGCGATGGGATATGGTATCACGTAGATGAGTTTTCACGCTATATGGACACAGGCTGGAAGAAAATAAATGGTACGAATTACTTTTTTAACCTTAACGGTGTGATGAAGAATAATGGCTGGAATACTGACGGCACGCACTGGTATTATGCGACCGCGAGCGGTGCACTTCATACCGGCTGGCTGCAAATCGGCGGAAAATGGTATTATTTTGACGAAAACGGAATCATGGTCACAGGAAACTACCAGATTGGCCTTGATTACAATTCTTTCGATAGCAACGGGGTATGGCAGCAGACAATCAAGGACTATTATTACGAATACTTCTATTAATTTCTGGAATTAATGGAACGGTCTACAGGATGTCAGGCATCCACAATGTACTAGGATGATTTTTTTCGTAAAATCATCCTAGTACATTCATTGTGGCGCCTGACATCTTTGCTTTTAGAAAGCCCCAAGCACTATGCATAAATTCCCTCGAATTCGTTCATTGCTAAAGTGATGGAATCGGTTCATAATCCTACCAAAAACAACCATAATAAGAAGATACACCGTTAATAACAGCTATAAATGGAGGAATCTCAACCCTCTAAGCGCTTGCAGCAACGATTGACAAAAAGTGAACGGTAATATGTACAAAATGTATCTAAATGATGCTATAATTGAAAGCTGAAGTATCAAATAGAATATTTTGTCGATAAACATAGATTTGTTGTAGAAGGATATTCTTTCTAAAATAAAATAGATGGCGTAATCGGTAATGGGCATGAGCCGATAAGCAGGCGCCTCATTATTTTTCTTTGTCTAGCGCAAGCAAGCTGGCCGAAAATAGGTAGTACAGAATGGAAGGTGAGAATGCCTTCTCATTTAAGCGTGCCAGTCTTGAAAGATTTGAACATAGAGGGAACTTCCTCGAACGGGGAATCATCACGGTAGCAGGCTCTAGCTGTTCCGAGGATGCTTGTGCTTTTCTAACAATAGTTAATACGAAAGAGTGGGGAAATGTGGGCATTGCAAAGGTAGCGATAAGCATCGTAACATACAACAGTAAACATATCTTCAAAGTTCTTGATAATTTGAAAAGCGAGCTCGGCTACGATGATCGCTTTCGTATTATCATCTTTGATAATAACTCAAGCGAAGAATATAAACAGAAGCTGTCTGCATATCAGGATTTTGCGGAGATTAACTTTTATCATGAGAATAATGGTTTTGGATTCGGTCATAACTACAGTCTGCTTCAGGCACCTGAGAAATACCATCTTGTCTTTAACCCAGATATTTTGGTCACAAAGGAAAACCTTGAGGGCATGCTGGAGTACATGGAAAGTAACCCAGACATTTCACTCTTGGTGCCAAAGGTGTTAAATCCTGATGGAACAACACAATACTTAATCCGTGACCGCGTCTCGGTTTTTGACTATGCCCTTCGTTATATTCCTTTTCAATTCGTTAAAAAATTATTTGCAAAGCGTCTGGCATCCTATGAATGTCGAAACCTTTCTGATGAAGAGTATGCGAATATCCGCATTGGTTCAGGCTGCTTTATGTTTTTACGCGGGGATGATTTTAAAGAAGTAAACGGCTTTGATGACCGGTACTTTATGTATTTTGAGGACTATGATCTTTGTCTCGAATTTGGGAAACGTAATAAAAAAATAATCTATACTCCTTTCTCACATGTGATTCATTTCTATGAGAGAGGCGCCCATAAAAACTCCAAGCTGTTTAAAATTTTCCTCAAATCCATGTGGAAATATTTCAATAAATGGGGCTGGCGTCTTTTCTAGAATGCAATTGAATTATGATTGATGAGGAGTGAAATCGTCCGTGAAGCTTCAAGGGAGATACTTAGAGGAGTTCTTGTCAGGTCGAAAGAACAATTTAGACATCATTCGGTTTTTAGCAGCATCATTAGTTATTCTCTCACATGCTTATCCATTAACGATCGGGCATAACGCGACAGAGCCTTTTGGCTTGTTTACACATAGTCAGAGTACATTTGGCTCACTTGCTGTCGGCGTTTTTTTCATCATTAGTGGCTTTTTGATCACACAGAGCTTTGACCGCACAAAGGATTTGGTCCGTTTTAGTCAAGCACGTATTTTTCGGATTATCCCTGGGTTAATGGCAGTGGTCACCATAAGTGTTTTTATAGTCGGACCTATTTTCACAACGTTAAATCCCATTGAATATTTTACACATCCGCAAACCTATGATTATTTGCGGACCATCTTTATGTACCCAATTCAATATGATTTACCAGGAGTATTTGAAACCAATACGGCACCGATTTCCGTCAATGGTTCGTTATGGACCCTGTGGTATGAATTTCTCTTTTATGGAGTAGTCGGATTACTAGGTGCAGCCAAGCTGCTTAACAAGCGTATTGTCATCGTTAGCGTAGTGGCATCCACGATTCTTTTTCATTTTGGACAAGGTGGATATTATACCGATTTATTCCGCTACTTTGGAATGGGAATGCTTTTTTATTTATACAGAGCTCGAATAGTACAAAATGGCTGGGTGGCATTCTTCTCCTTTCTAGTGGTTGTCATGTCCGCCAAGCTAGGGCACTTTAATTACATCTTTCCAATTTTCGGAAGTTATTTTATTTTTTATATAGGATATGCATCAAGGATTACGCTGCAGCATTTCGGAAAATACGGAGATTTTTCTTATGGAATCTATATTTATGCATTCCCAATTCAACAAATGGTTGTGTATTTTTTCAATAATGAAATCACTCCGTTGCAAAATTTCATCATTTCCTATCCGATCACGATTCTCTTCGCAATAGCTTCATGGCATTTAGTGGAGAAAAAGGCAATGAAATTAAGAAATGTTGTGCTTGTAAAATCCAGCATGTCTGTTCAATAAGATTTCGGGGGACTACTTATGAATAAGTTTGAAAAAATATTGCTGACACTATTTTTTGTTGAGCTCTTTGTCGGCGGTGGGGGAAGGCTGATTGACTTTGGCTTTTTATCCATTCGCCAGGTGCTATTTATTTTGCTCATCATGACCTTTGTCGTCAGAATCATAAGGGAGAAGGCCATTCTCGATACGAGAGTGAATACATTTTTTCGCTTCAACCCACTTACCATTGTAATTTATCTCTTAATTGCCAGCTTCGCCTTTAGCGCGGCTATTGGATTTATTAACAATCATTCATTATCAGATATTGTGACAGACTTTTTGCGCGTGTCCTTCTTTGCTGCTTATTTTCCTTTGGCGTATTACATCACAGAGGAACGCTTTTCAAAGGACCGCGTCATTTCACTTTTAAAATACAGCGCAGTTGCTGTATCCATCTTTACCTTGGTGATTGCCATCTTAGGTAAAACCGTCTTTAGCGCAGATTTTGCTCCTTATTATTATTTCATTAACGGCTTTATGAATGATGACCTTTATTTCCGACCTAGTAACAGTGTCTTTTACAAGAGTCATATATTCGTTCTGATTGCCGTCATTATTTCGTTAAATGCGGTTCTTGATAAAAAGTTTACCAAGCTTGATGTCGTGACGCTTATTCTAGGCTCGATTTCGGTGCTTTGGTCTGAAACAAGAGGCTTCCTACTAGCCTTCATGATCAGTGTTATGACCATCGTTTTATTGGATGCGCGAATTATTACACAGCCGATTAAAGGCTTTGCGGAAAAAATCCGCACCATGTTTACCTCAAAGAAATTTTTACGAAAAATGATTATTTCTGCCTGTATCATGGTGGCTGTTCCATTCATGTTCCAATACATGACACTAGAGAGATTTGAAACCGAAACTCCACATAAAGAAGAAACGCAAAAGGAATCCGGGAAAAAGGGTACGAAATCAGAGAAGAAAAAACCTCAAACAGAAGTCAATGACATTAGTGTCAATACCCGTGTTGAGGATATTCTTGAAGGGAAGCGATTATTAAGCGACCCTGTTCATCTCATCATGGGCCTTGGCTATGGTACGGAAATCGGCGGCCGGGTAACCGGAATCGAAATGAGTATGCTAGACATTCTGATTGAGCAGGGCTTGATAGGGCTTGCTGTTTGGTTAGTGCTTTGTCTGCTTGTTTATTACAACTACCATGTCGTTCATAAACGAAAAAAGGAAATCTCCTCAATGGAGATATCACTGATGGCGGCATTTATGGGGATGCTCCTGTTAACCAATATCAACCCATTTATTAATAACCCGCTTGGGATTGGCTTCTTCCTCTTTATCCTGATTGTGTCACAGAATCGTAAGGAAAAAGAAGTAAACGGGGAATTAGCAGCATGAAGGTAACCGTTGTTGTCGTGTTTTATAAGCAGGCTGTTGAACAGTCGAAGACATTTTCTTCATTGAAAAAGGCTCTGCTGGACCGGAGGGATTCCTTAGAGGACCTTAACATCATTTTATATGATAACAGTCCAGAAAAGCAGGAATTTGCTGCGGAAAAGTATCCGGGTCAGATTGAATATGTGCATGATCACCGTAATCTGGGCATTGCGACAGCCTATAATTATGCCTGGCAAATGGCGCAGCAGAATGGCAGTGATTGGCTGCTGCTGTTCGATCATGATACAAAAGTAACAGAGGAATATATTGAGCAAATGCTGACAGACCATAGGGCTTCAGAAGAGGTTGTGGCAGTGGTTCCGAAAATCACGACAAATGGGATTATGGTCTCACCGGTCTACAGTCATTCACTGCGACCGTTACAGTCAGAAAGACCGCTTGAGGGTGACCAGGAAAAGCCGGTAATGGCGATTAACTCGGGTGCGATGCTGAAGGTGAGCTTCCTAAATGAAATCGGCGGCTTTAACAAGGAATTTCCGCTAGATTATTTAGATCACTGGCTCTTCCATGAGATTTATGCTCGTGGTAAAAAAATACGGCTCCTGCGGGTTACACTGGAGCATGAATTGTCTGTCATGGATTACAGCACGGTTTCGCTCAATCGCTATAAAAGCATCCTTGATTCGGAAATGAAGTTTTATCGTGAATATAAAACAGACTTACACAGCTCATACCGAAAGCAGCTGGTCAAGCGTTTGGCTAAGCAGCTCCTCGTGGTGAAAAATAAACGCATTGCTCTGTACACACTGAAGAGGCTCTTAGGGAAATAAACGAGCAGCAAAGCTCCTTTATCAAGGGGAGACCAATGGCTGCTCTGCATACATGTGGCAGGCATATGCAAAAATAAGGAATACAATCCGGGACACGTCATCCGGAAAATAGGAAAATCGAAGGTTATGGTCCATCAAGGCGCCATCGGCTCAAGGTACATGCCAATCGGCGGAGGCCTTGAGCCTTTTTCATTAAGTTTTGTCTGTTAAGAAGGCTCTGGAGAAAAGCGAACTTTTTTGTTAGCTGTATGACAGAATCAGGTTGATTTTCGTTCCAGGCACGAAGACTCCCGCGGGAGAAGCGAAACAGTCGAGACCCCGCAGACACGAAGTGGCGAGGAGGCTCGGCGGTCGCCCGCAGGAAAGCGAAGTGCCTGGAATGAAAATCATTCCGTTTACAGGATCAAATAGGTAAGAGGCTTCATTTTACAGCTAAACAACCCATAAGCCGGGCCTTCAATAAAAAGAGGGGAATCATTCATGAATATATCCGTTTGTCTGGCCACCTATAACGGGGCCGCATTTATTATTCGTCAACTCGATTCAGTCATCAAACAGCTGAAGGACACAGATGAAGTCATCGTTGTAGATGATTGCTCAACCGATGACACCGTTGATCTCATTAAGAATACATAT of the Bacillus tuaregi genome contains:
- a CDS encoding acyltransferase family protein, producing the protein MNDRVQWIDVSKGIGIFLVIIGHTMIQGELRGQIYAFHMPLFFFISGYLFSNRRYPQIKQFVLAKARTILIPYISFSIISIVLMKIFQGGVIDFSSLIRSFLLSERNGIYFNQPLWFLTSLFTIEVIFYLLIKYIKKQFYMMLLVTAMSCFSVSVLDAVAGTKILPWSFDQSLYFLFYFAMGYRMKLTASRRANGTIKKSPLFMVSAVLYLLFLMDGKIYAKIFQIAIGETWHLHDYLFLYLNNIVWAMIAIHFIIYVSQFLSLSFLQYLGKNSLILLALHVSLGFNIINRFGASSLQAIFHQPNLLGLIYTILTIILLIPVITLINKYFPCILGRKKERKTDKTSNTKNNG
- a CDS encoding glycosyltransferase; this translates as MKVTVVVVFYKQAVEQSKTFSSLKKALLDRRDSLEDLNIILYDNSPEKQEFAAEKYPGQIEYVHDHRNLGIATAYNYAWQMAQQNGSDWLLLFDHDTKVTEEYIEQMLTDHRASEEVVAVVPKITTNGIMVSPVYSHSLRPLQSERPLEGDQEKPVMAINSGAMLKVSFLNEIGGFNKEFPLDYLDHWLFHEIYARGKKIRLLRVTLEHELSVMDYSTVSLNRYKSILDSEMKFYREYKTDLHSSYRKQLVKRLAKQLLVVKNKRIALYTLKRLLGK
- a CDS encoding N-acetylmuramoyl-L-alanine amidase family protein, producing the protein MKKGLFALLLTSFLMIPTIALAGENGHGAEEANSTNTENDVSSEGWVEVDGGFYVYLLENGETLFEQWLQIDGNWYYIDSDGFRVDNKALEIEEGKAYFFNQEGVMQTDGWFTDGKYWYYANADGTLHQGWLLYNGQWYYLGGFDENDYHSGYRFVMSIGAHAGYFFDHNGAMVTTSGWAYDHGNWYYVQADGKLYHGWLLSGGKWYYLDEQFNMVTGNQYIDGNDYFFDNSGAMISNGWYHDFGGWYYMNSSGAIHKGWLFSDGIWYHVDEFSRYMDTGWKKINGTNYFFNLNGVMKNNGWNTDGTHWYYATASGALHTGWLQIGGKWYYFDENGIMVTGNYQIGLDYNSFDSNGVWQQTIKDYYYEYFY
- a CDS encoding N-acetylmuramoyl-L-alanine amidase family protein codes for the protein MKKGSFALLLTTLLMIPTLSFAQENGNESEELNSTNVVEEQFSQNLALNEAESATAILPEVADQTEQQEATEPQSTHSEEAPVDIAGTDVQATDESETVQSNQDETVHAAALHDDVSAAGWVESYGEWYYYDESGYPLYEQWVQSGSNWYYVDYSGTMVVNQAYEIDGQVYFFNHLGVMQKNGWVSDGYYWYYANADGTLVQGWLPYNGQWYYFGTYDEYYDVYTYAMATGYQYIDGYDYFFDHNGVMATNGWVSDGYDWYYAQANGTLYLGWLSSGGQWYYFNYHDGSMATGYQNIGGYDYFFSNSGTMISNGWYFDGYDWFFINSNGTLHTGWLSSGSKWYHFDEDYGYMETGWTRIKGTNFFFDNSGVMKTNGWNTDGYDWYYATGNGALHTGWLQNGGKWYYFDEYGSMLTGIYRIGFDYHYFDSNGVLQDTIENYYYYYYY
- a CDS encoding glycosyltransferase family 2 protein; translated protein: MEGENAFSFKRASLERFEHRGNFLERGIITVAGSSCSEDACAFLTIVNTKEWGNVGIAKVAISIVTYNSKHIFKVLDNLKSELGYDDRFRIIIFDNNSSEEYKQKLSAYQDFAEINFYHENNGFGFGHNYSLLQAPEKYHLVFNPDILVTKENLEGMLEYMESNPDISLLVPKVLNPDGTTQYLIRDRVSVFDYALRYIPFQFVKKLFAKRLASYECRNLSDEEYANIRIGSGCFMFLRGDDFKEVNGFDDRYFMYFEDYDLCLEFGKRNKKIIYTPFSHVIHFYERGAHKNSKLFKIFLKSMWKYFNKWGWRLF
- a CDS encoding acyltransferase family protein, with the translated sequence MKLQGRYLEEFLSGRKNNLDIIRFLAASLVILSHAYPLTIGHNATEPFGLFTHSQSTFGSLAVGVFFIISGFLITQSFDRTKDLVRFSQARIFRIIPGLMAVVTISVFIVGPIFTTLNPIEYFTHPQTYDYLRTIFMYPIQYDLPGVFETNTAPISVNGSLWTLWYEFLFYGVVGLLGAAKLLNKRIVIVSVVASTILFHFGQGGYYTDLFRYFGMGMLFYLYRARIVQNGWVAFFSFLVVVMSAKLGHFNYIFPIFGSYFIFYIGYASRITLQHFGKYGDFSYGIYIYAFPIQQMVVYFFNNEITPLQNFIISYPITILFAIASWHLVEKKAMKLRNVVLVKSSMSVQ